A window from Fusarium musae strain F31 chromosome 8, whole genome shotgun sequence encodes these proteins:
- a CDS encoding hypothetical protein (EggNog:ENOG41~CAZy:PL9): protein MLLFKYILAVLPAALAKDIFVAPNGSSSGSGSSSFPLADIQTAVNAASAGDTIFLRKGTYRPSKNIQFTKKGSSSKPYTIRSYNNEEVIIDGDKMPGTPAALGASLAGKDRGIFHVEKAEYWRFIHITLTKGPYGVYVKDSHNNYFERLTTHSNYETGFHMQNSISNNEIVYLDTYNNADPRNNGQNADGMAIKEGSGAGNIIRGIRSYENADDGIDLYEFKSSVTILDNIIFDNGVNRWNFNPYRGDGIGIKLGGGSPANRANVNHVARNNFSFRNRRGFSDNNMPGDMTLIHNTAWKNREEGFNQRSSKATYENNLAANNAGSSSMSKQNTLTSVKGKGNNWEKGGSWQDADFKATSTSLVKGRRQANGKITRSDFLRPANGGNYGATTHWV from the coding sequence ATGCTTCTCTTCAAGTACATACTCGCAGTGCTGCCTGCAGCCCTGGCCAAGGACATTTTCGTCGCTCCCAACGGATCGAGCAGTGGTTCTGGCTCTAGCAGTTTCCCTCTTGCCGACATCCAGACTGCAGTTAATGCTGCCAGCGCTGGAGACACCATCTTTCTCCGAAAGGGAACCTATCGCCCATCCAAGAACATCCAGTTTACCAAGAAAGGATCCTCCAGCAAGCCCTACACCATCAGATCCTACAATAATGAAGAAGTCATCATTGACGGTGACAAGATGCCTGGTACTCCGGCTGCCCTTGGCGCTAGCCTCGCTGGTAAAGATCGTGGTATCTTCCATGTCGAGAAGGCAGAGTACTGGAGATTCATCCACATTACTCTCACCAAGGGCCCCTACGGCGTCTACGTGAAAGATTCACACAACAACTACTTCGAGCGCTTGACTACCCACAGCAACTACGAGACTGGATTCCACATGCAGAACAGCATCTCGAATAACGAGATCGTTTATCTTGACACCTACAACAACGCTGATCCACGCAACAATGGCCAGAATGCTGATGGTATGGCTATTAAGGAAGGCTCAGGCGCTGGTAACATCATCCGCGGTATTCGCAGCTACGAGAATGCTGATGACGGCATCGATCTGTACGAGTTCAAATCTTCTGTCACCATCCTTGataacatcatcttcgaTAACGGCGTGAACCGTTGGAACTTCAACCCTTACAGAGGCGACGGCATTGGTATCAAGCTCGGCGGTGGATCACCCGCCAACCGAGCCAACGTCAACCATGTCGCTCGTAACAACTTCTCCTTCCGTAATCGCCGTGGCTTCAGCGACAACAACATGCCCGGTGATATGACTCTTATCCACAACACTGCTTGGAAGAACCGAGAGGAAGGGTTCAACCAACGCTCTTCCAAGGCTACCTACGAGAACAACCTCGCTGCCAACAATGCCGGCTCCAGCAGCATGAGCAAGCAGAACACACTCACTTCAGTGAAGGGCAAGGGTAACAACTGGGAGAAGGGTGGATCTTGGCAGGATGCAGACTTCAAGGCTACCTCTACTAGCCTTGTCAAGGGACGTCGACAGGCGAATGGCAAGATCACTCGAAGTGACTTTCTTCGCCCTGCTAATGGCGGCAACTATGGAGCTACCACTCACTGGGTCTGA